TTGAAATTGGCCAGCAGTGTTAAAGACTGCTGGAGAAACCAATGGGACAGTGTCATTGTAGAGGTGTTATTTTCTTGGGAAACAAAGCTAAAATGGTTTCCTTACCCTTAAGCAGGtgctaaaagaaaagaatgtttagAACCCTTTCTGCACGAGCATGGAATTGTTGCTGTGTGCATTGCAATGGAACCAAAATCTCCCGTGTTACTTTGCAGCTGTATGACCTCATGACTATGGCTTTCAAGTACCAAGTCCTGCTGTGTCCCCGGCCCAAAGACATCCTGCTGGTCACGTTCAATCACCTTGATGCCATCAAGGATTTCATCTGCGATGCCCCTGGCATTCTGAACCAAGTGGATGAAACTTTCCGACAGCTGATTGAGGTAAGAATCCTTAGCAAGGTGGAGAGATTTTCCTCTTCCAAGTTGGTCTTAGGGACTAACTGCTGCATCAGGCAGTGCCCCATTGAGTGTGGAGCTTGATACACATATCAAGCATGGATTCAGTGGCATGGGTCCCTTACAAGGCCTCACCTTGGGGTGTTTCTCTTCCAGGTATATGGCAGTCTCTCTGCTGGTGAATTTCAGCTCATCAGGCAGACGctcctcatttttttccaggacATGCACATAAGGGTAAGAGTCCAGCATAACTGGTGGGTTAGAACAGAAGGAGGTTTGATCGTGGTTAGAATATGAAAGTGTCTCATTATAACCACACtacatttggttttgttgcttgAGCTTTTCGATCATCTCGATGTGCTCGTAATTTCAGCCTTTATCGTTTCACACCCTGAGCACATCTAGTACAATAATACTGAATAATTCTAAGATgttctggaggagaaaaaatagaCCTAATTGCCTGTTTATTTCAAAGGTGACCGTGTAGAATAATTTCAGATTCAGGTTTACATTAGTGCATGTTTCTGGGAAACCAACCCCAGTCTAGGCAGGAAGACTGCAGAGAgttcagaacagaagaaatgtaaCTGATTTTCTAGAGGATGGAATGTTCTTTTTCAGGTCTCTATCTTTCTGAAGGATAAAGTGCAGAACTCTAATGGTCGCTTTGTGCTGCCAATATCAGGCCCTGTTCCTTGGGGTACAGAGGTTCCAGGACTCATCAGGTGAATACTGTGTCTCATGTTTCAAAGATAGCTGAACCTCCAGTAAGTTATTGGTAGGGCAAGGTCTGGCACTAAGTGACCCAGCAATGAGATACTAACTGTGTGTCTGGTACTCCCTATTCCAGTAAATTAGCTACTAGTCCTTTATCCTTTAAAACAGATATTTACCAATGTACAGAATAGggttttattcccttttttatGTACAGTAAGCAAAGGGTACAGGACTGAAACTCAGTAACAGATGTATTAAATATGTTTCAATATTGGGTTGTCTTTAAGGATGTTTAATTGCAATGGAGATGAAGTTAAAAGAACCGAGTTCACCACTGGTGGAAATTACGTCGCTCCTCAAAGGGAAGGATCTTTTGAACTTTATGGAGACAGAGTCCTCAAACTTGGAACAAATATGTAAGTCATTTTTGTCCTACAtagaaatatgaattaaaatgtGATTATGGATTTGTTCAGAAGCACGTCTTCAGCCTtggctgtttattttttgcatctttgGCACTATCAGCTACTTTACAAAGTGATTGTGGAGAACAAAACGCACAGATAAATGCATGCAAACAGCTGTGGGAAGGAGCCACAGTTTGATGCATGACTATGGCAGAGCTGAAAATAGTGTCCTCATTGAGTACTGCGTGTtctgtgaaatggaaatgaagtttAATTGCAttcaaggaattatttttattcccttcacATTTGCCTTAGGTAATTCTTCCATTCTCAGAATAAGAGTCAGTTATGTTCTTTCTTATGGCTTTGTTGCCTACATGTTTTAATGCCACCATACCCTATAAAATAGAACTGTAACATTGCAgtcctcagaaaaaaatatcctgaagTCACACTTAGGTCCTGTGCTGCTCCCTTCTATTTCTGtatcacaaataaataacaggttgcttttcctgctgtgttctcTCTAGGTACAGTGTTAGTCGGCCGGCAGAGACGCACACGTCAGGATCATCCAAAACCTTGGCATCCAGTGCAAAGGTTACTGCTTTTCTGATGCTGTCACTGGTAAAACTCATGACCCTGGCAGCAGTGTGTGTCAGTAAGGCCTGCAGGTGGTCACACACGGGAGAGGGGTTTCCTCTGGGCAGTTTCACTGCACCCATCAGACTTTACATTCTGTTTCCCCCATCTCTTAATAGCTGGGGTCACTGGATCAAGCACACACGCTGCCCTTCTCCAACTCATTCACTGGATAGCTgcattctctttcatttatctCCTTTCTCATGTAACATCATTTGAGTTAGTGCTCTCAGGGTACCTGtttacttctttctctccaAACCTCAGCAGTTCTCCATGACCCCATCTGAGTGAGGCTATGGGCACGTTTCCCTAAGTAATAGTAGACATAAGCTGATGAAGTGGCCTGCTGAAATCTTGCTTCCTCTTTTTaacttcttcagaaaacaggGAGCTGAGTTTGCTGATTTCACTTTGATTTAGCTGGAAAACTGCCTTGTCCTGGGTCTAGAAATTCAAGCAACCACCTTATTAACCCATGACTAATAATGATGAGTTGCCTGTATCATTAACAGTACATgaatgtgtttgtgtatattGAGGTAATATGAGAATATAGTAGCTTTGTTAGTCCTCTTCTTCCTGGTAACCTGACCAATGAACccattgctgttttctgcaggagaatataACCCCTAACCCTCTTGCTAAAGAAGAACTGAACTTCTTGGCCAGGCTGCTGGGAGGTCTGGACATCAAGAAACCTAGTGGCAGTGAGACAGGATTCCGACTGAATTTATTCATGACAGATGAAGAAGAAGAGTATGATGCAGCTGGTTGTGGTCTGGGGGTTGTGATTTAATGATACGTGGACAAAACCTGGAGGCTGAAGCTGATCCTTAACAGCTTTAATACTGCCTTCAGGTGATGCTGGGGCACTGACAGTCTGGTGTGTGCCTTCAGCACCCTTAGCTTTCCTGTCCTACAGTCACTTCAGAGAGATGCAATAAGTGAAGGGAGGTGAGGAGGCAGATaggctggagcactgcagccccctccTGGCAGGGAGACGTTTCCACTGCTTTACATTTAGCATCAGAAAACCCAAAGCAGGGTTCAGTCTCCAAAATGGGATCAGCATCCTAGTTTGCCTGCTAGAAACAGCAGTGCTGTCTAAATTTCTCATAGGTACGAGTCGCTTACCACCTTCTTGCATGGACCATTGAAAAACACTACTGACCTGTGGAACGGGTGGGATGTGACAGGATGGCACCACATTAAGCACTCTATATTTTCAATTAAAGGCAGGCGGCGCTGACAAGACCCGAGGAGTTCTCATACAAGGTTGTGAACATTGAAGCCACCGAGGTACGTTCAGCTGCAATTCACATACATTCAAACTACTACGATAAGAGCTTTATTTATCGCCTGGCTGAGCCTTTATCTCTACTCAGGAGCCGGCGAGGAGAGCGGAGCTGGATCGAATCATGGGCGACCTGCAGGTGGCGGAACAGTGCGAGGAGAGCTGCGGGAAGGGAGAGGACCTGCTGGCTCTGATGGACGGGTTGTGAGCCATTAAAGGCGTTTCTTCCATCCTGCCTCCGAGCCGACGAGTGGGGCGGGGACGAACGGGGAGGGATCAAGCGGGGCAGCGAGAAACAGGGGCCGCCCCTTCATGTTGCCGGGCGGTGAGTGGGATGGGGGCTAAAAGTGGGGTGAGGGAGCTGCGGGGGTGAGTGTGGGTTTTGGGTGGGGGTCTGAATGTGTGGGGTGGGAGTTGTGTGAGTGCATAAAGGGGGTGGGGGCACCCCTGTGTGCAAAGGGGGGGATGTGATGAGCACTGGGCGTGCAAGGGGAGGAGGCAGGCGATGGAGCTGCCATGCTGGTGTGTATATACACGAGTCCTGCAGGTGGAGGTGCTGGTGGTGCATCTCCCCATTCATatgctgcagccccaccatGGAGGTCAGCCACTCAGTCAAGGAGCGCACCATCGCCGAGAACAGCCTGGTGATCCTGCTGCAAGGTCTGCACGGCCACGTCACCACCGTGGATCTCCGCGACGAGAGCACGGCCACGGGACGAGTGTCCAACGTCGACGCCTTCATGAACATCCGCCTGGCCCAGGTGACGTTCACGGACAGACGAGGGGAGGTGTCGCAGCTGGACGAGATGTTCGTGGCGGGCAGGAACGTGCGCTACGTGCACATCCCGGATGGGGTGGACATCAGGGCCACCATCGAGCGGCAGCTGCAGGCCATCCACCGCGTGCGCTACTTCGGGGGCCGCGACAAGGGCAGGAGGGAGTTCCCTCGAGCCAAGCACAAATGAGCCCCATTCCTCAATCAACAGCCCAGCTTGGAAGCTCCATCCCTGTGTAATGGCAGCTACTCCTTTATCCCTGTCCTTATGTTTTTCCAGCTCTCAAACAAAGCCCTTTTGGCCTCAGTGCTTGGCTCTGCAGTGATCATTGCCTATAGGCTCTATAGGGCTGCCAGCTACTCCTCCATCCCTCTCTTTATGTATTTCCAGCTCTTAAAGCCCTTTTGGCCACACTGATCATTGCCTACAGGCTCTATagggctggcagctgctccTTTATCCCTCTCCTTATGGATTTCCAGCTCTTAAAGCCCTTTTGGCCTCAGTGCTCGTTGCCTATAGGCTCTATAGGGCTGTATCTATAGCTCCTGGGGCCTGGCTGCCTGCATGGGCCTGGTCTGAGGGTGGGCAGTGGGCAGTGCATGGGGTACTGCCATCATGGCGTCCATCTTAAGGCCTAGCACCACGCATGGGGGCGGTGGAGCAGTGCGCATGCGCGGGTGGGAGGGGGCGGGCCTTGAGGTGTTTCTCTTCCAATCAAAGCGCGGATAACATCCCGCCCGCCGACCAACCCGCTCACACAGCATGCACCAATCAACGGAGAGAGTTATCTCTCATCAGCCAATCAATCATCACCACTCAGCCAATTAGTGCTCGCCTCCCATCACTCTATCAACACCCCTCTCGCAGCCAATCACATCCGGGCGCTGCTTCAGCTATCCAATGAGCGCCGCCGTTCCTTCAGAAGGCGGGGCGATGACTTGGGGGCGGGGCCGGGTTGTGCGTCACTTCCGCTGTCAGGTGGCTGAGAGGAGGCCGCGCCGAGCGGCCGCTCCGGCCCCGGGGCCATGGGTGAGTGATGGGCCGGGATGGGCCGGGATGGGGCGGTGTGGGACACTATGAGAGGCCGGAGGGGGAGTAAACAACGGGTCACAGCCCTGGGTTCGGGTCTGTCCCCCTTTGGCTGCGTGTGGGGGTCTATTATCCAGCAGCAAAGCGGCCCTTAGTGCTGCCCGGCTTGTGGTGGGGCTGTGTAGGCCCAGTGTGAGGCCTATACAGCAGCATTAAAGCCCTTAGAGCTCGTTAATGCTTCGAGGAAGGGCTGCAATAATCCTCGGGGCATTAAGTGTTATCCCCTCCTGTATCCACACAGAGCTCTGTCCTATAGGCCCTTACTGaagaggagggtcacaaaggtgatcagggggctggagcagctccactgtgaggacaggctgagggagctgggtttgttcagcctggagaagagaaggttgcagggtgacctcattgcagcctttcaatacctgaagggaacttactcccaggaggggagtaaactcttggaaagggctgacaatagcaggacacggggaaatggtttgaagttaaaagagggaagatttaggttggatgttagggggaagttcttcattaggagagtggtgaggccctggaacaggctgcacagggaggttgtggatgccccgtccttggaggtgttcaaggccaggttggacttggccatgggcaacctgatctatggggtctctatggggtctctgtggggatctatggggtctcctgggcaacctgatctaataaatgtgtatgtttggtggccctgctaggcaggggggtttgaactacatgatccttgaggtcccttccaacccgggtcattctgtgattctgtgaagggtTCACAGCCCCTGCTGGGCTCAGCCTGTATTTAGAGCTCAATGCTGCTCTATGTCCCTGCACTGCTCTCATTGAGCCTCAAACTGTGCTGGTGTCTATTTCAATGCGAAATAACCCTGTTTGCTTACCAACGCGTGCTTCTTTCTTGTACCCGATACCATCTATCAACGTGCTTTCGTGCTGCAGACAATAGTAACGTTGGCGTGGCGGTAGGATTTACCCATATGGGTGACGTCTATGTTTCTCTCTATCTCATCCCGGGTTGATGAGTGGGGCATTGTGAGCAGCAGCCACACCTGGCTGTAAAAGTGTCAGCACGTGTGAGTCACACGctgatgtgtgtgtatatgtgtgtatatatctgtgtgtgaggaaagccctgctgtgctgtcgCTCTGCCCATAGCAACTGTAAACCAAAATAACCCCCTACAGCAACACGCCTCCCCCCCCTGCATCAGGATATGGGGCTGCACAGGGacgtggctgtgctgctgtgaagcTGGAGCTGGTGTTTGTGTAACCCAGCAGGGAACTCCCAGCGATGAGTCCTTGGCGAGCCCTTGTGTTGATGCATCAGAAGGGTTTGGAGCAGCccagcctgctgccagctcGTGGTCACGGCACTGGAATCTTGTGCTATGGAGCTCCCTGCTGGGGGCTGGGAAGGGATTTCCTCTCCTCCAGTGGGTTCTGCCCATGGAAGTGGTGtgttcccagcactgcctgtgctCGAGGCTCTGAGTGCTGtgagcccagctctgtgcctcccTCCGAGCTCACTTGGTGCAAGGGGAAGGAGCTCACTGAGCTCCGTGTTTCCAAGAAATCAGTGActcagggctgctgtgtgctctgttgAAGGCAGCTCTTCCCAGAGAGGCTCGTGGGTTTGGTTGTACTGTCGCTTCTGAGTCATCCAGTGGactttttctttgattatttgtgtttctgttgcaGAACTGCTGAACTTCCTTAACTTTTGGTGTTCTTTCCGGCTCTCTACCAAACGTTGCAGTGTTGGGCTCCCAATAAACCCAAAGCTGTCCAGCAGACACCGCTGGGCTCTTATCTGCCACTGCCCCAGCACTGTCCTGTCTCCTCTCTGTCaccccatttccttccttgcagAGACCAGCTCCTCGCTAGGACAGCACTGTGGCCTTTGGCATTCACCTCATAAGCCCAGACAAACCCTCTTTGTGCCCCTGTGatataaagcagcagaaagcaccGCTGGGTTTGTGTCAGCTCTTCCAGTTCCTTCACTAGTTTCTGTGGTGCTGAGTAATCCTGCTCACACCCCAAAGGTGCTGTTTTTTCAGCTCCTGCTATTAATGCTATTATGAAGGCAGCTGGACTGCAGGACCTGCCCGTTCCTCACCCTGATGCACAGTGCAGCCTCCTCcacttgctttcctttgttgctgtgctgggcactgggACGTTGCGTGGCAGTTCAGGAATTAGACAATTTCCTTAAGCTACCTAATTAAAAGACATTAGATCTGGGCCTCCACAGTTATTTGATTAACGGTTCTATTAAAGTCATGATGCAGTAGGAAGCTCTACAATTCTCCACTAAGGTTTGGATGCAGTGCTTGCACTATACCAGAACTCAGAGATGAATTCCTATGTTAGACTTGCAGCCTCATTGTCTGAACCCTATGGTGTCACAGATGGAGCGGGggtggcagagctcagtgtgagCAGTTCCTGCACTGAAGGGGGTGGGGAACCACTGTGTGAGCATCCATGGACCTGCTGGGATACACTGTGTTGAGATGGATTGTACTGATGTTGAAATGGGGTTCCCTTTGCAGTGGGAAGAGCTGGGaaagggcacagtgctgctcatctCCGTGTTGGGATTGCTCCATCACAGCAGGATTGGttcctgtgctgcctgcttGCTGTGTACCCATCACAAAGCACATCACCTTGCTGTGCTTTGAGCTGTGGGGCGATGGGCAGCTGGGTCCTGGTGTGCTGCTCCTTGACTTGAGGTGTCTCCACTCACAGCCTGCAGCAATCCCAAACCCAGACTTCtatggagctgctgtttgtgtctGAGCAGCACCAGCTTTGTGTTGGATGAGCTTGTGGCAGGGCAGCCCCTTGGAGTGAGAGCTTTGCATCAGTGCAGCTCAGAATAAGATGGATTTgtgggcagaaagcagcagctggctctgcaggagGGAACCTCCCGCTCTGTATTTGTGGCTTCTACATACAGTGCCTTACACCCTGGCTCAGAGCACTCCTTCCAGCCCCATGccagcctgctgcagcacagcaggatctTGCACAATGAAGCCGTGGCCCTTTGACCAGTTTCCCTGCTCTAATGGGGGTTACACAACATGCAGGAAAGgcaacagctctgctctctcacagcagctgcctcaATGCTCTTCCTTTGCCCCATGACCTTCACGTAAAGCACTTTGcgtgctctgtgcctgctgggaCCCCCAAAGCCCTTTGGCTTCTGTGAGCTGTTGTGCTTGATGGGGGTGTAGGTGTGCTTTAGGAGGGGAGGAGGTGTAGGTGGAGCATTCTGTTCAAATCCAGACCTTAAGAATCAGCTCCTGTGATGGTTTAGCAGCAATGAAGGCTCTGTGACATCTGCAGCTGGGGAGGGCAAACACAGGAGCACCGTAGCATCAGCTGCATCTCATTTCACATTGCAGAGCCCTCGACCTTCCAAGCAGCCAGGCTTCTCCGAGCTGAGGACTCCTGTCTCCTGAGACGCTGGAAAACATAGTTTGGGAGAAGAGTGAAGATACAGTTGATGCTGAACTACGTGAGTCCTCCGGTTGATTTTGTTTACCATGACACCGTTTGCACCAGAGGTTCCTACCCGGTTCCCATTGCACAACGCTCGTTATCTCAGAGTTTCAGTGCAGTGGGGTTTCTCCAATGGAAATCTTACTCACACGTtgccagcagagagcagaggatCCCACAGGGCTGCTCACACATTGGGTTGGGGGTgatggggagcaggagggagattTCTTGCTCAAAGATCTGAACTCGGGATGGAATCCAACAGTGCAGGGGTGTAAATCCGCTGGAAGATTTCTCACCTTATCTCTGCTGCTATCTCTGACCTTGGTGACAGATACTGCTCCCTAATTAACGAGATGAGATCACTGCTGTGTCCACAGAAAGGGTGGGGTTGCCGGAGGGTGAATGTCCCGGCTTCCTTCACAGCGTGGTGATTTGTCACTCTCTTCCATGGTGAAACTTGGGGACTTTTTTGAACCCAAGTGCAAGCCAAAAGATTTGATCAGCTTATAGGGAAGTCAGCAGGGCTTGGCTGGGACTTGCttagagaaagcaaatggatcCGGGCTCATTTCCTCCTCTCCTAGAATGAATGCACAGAACTGAATCAGAAGGAGGCAGCCACACAAAGGATAACTGCAGCCTTAGTTTGCAGACTTTGTTTGGAATATATTAATTAACAGACTTGGGTTCTGCTGTAGAGCAAGCTCTGGTTATTTTTCACTTGGTTTCCCACCACGTCTCTCAAACCTCTGTTCTAGGAGACGTTGCTTTGAATAATGGAGCTGATTTATACCTTCAAAATGCATccagcccacagctgctctAGCAGTAAATGAGCCATATTTGTTGGTTGCTGGGGTTTCCTTTGCAGAAGGATGAGTGGGCAGAGCAGCGTATCAGTAAACGAAAGCCTTCCCATGTGAAATAAGGGGTGATATAAGGAAATTAATTCAGTTGCTCGTCCAAATGtgatcttttctctctttcaagaGCCAAGGATGAAGCGGCGAGCATCAGACAGAGGAGCTGGGGAAACATCCGCTAAGGCAAAAGCTCTTTGTACAGGGATCTCTGGAAATAATGCCAAGAGAGCAGGACCTTTCATACTGGGTGAGCAGAGGGGcttctcttcatctttcattttcaactgGTTGCTGTTGAtggcaaaactgaaagcagaaggcaaagcagATGTGTAATGTAGAGCCTATCAGCTCCCTTGGCATCACAGGGCAGCAGTCTAAGAAGTGATGGATTTTCAGCTGGAGACCAGCAGCAATCAGTAGCTGATTTGACATGGAGTGTCCTCTGTCCATTTTAACTTGCAGCATCGAGTGATCCATGTGCCTGAGCAGTCCCTGCAGAGGtggtggttgggttgggaggagCAGTAGCAAGAGTTGCCAGGGCTGTTGCTGGTATATGCAAAAGCTGCATGGTTCAGGCATGCAGAAATATGAATTTCACATCATTGctattgtgatttttcttttttgccaaaGATTTTGCAGTTAACAACTCAAAACACCGTCCaaaatggtttcatttttgtcattaGATCGTGGTTTGCAGAAGGACTCTTGGtgtcctaaaaaaaaaagagcttgatTTAAGCTAACATAAACTGTGTGACACTTGGATACTGATGTAACCCTGAATTAGTCATTGCTGCTTGAGGAAAACAagtctgtttttgctttgtgctgttaGGTCCACGTTTAGGTAACTCCCCTGTGCCAAGTATTGTTCAGTGTTTGGCAAGGAAGGATGGGACAGATGACTTTTATCAGCTAAAGGTAAGCAAAGCGCAGGGGCTCCAGCTCTTCTCTAACTTTTGCTCTCATGGCAGTGCTTGGTGCAGGCTGAGCTGAGGGGCCCTGCAGGCAACACTCTGGGCTCGagttcagctctgagctgaggCTCTCCTGGGGCTCTGCAGTGCTCTCCCAGAGCCCTGTGGTCTCCTCTGCTGCACCAAAGCAGGAAGGGCCTCTTGGCTTCTTGGCATAAACCACCTGAGCCTCTTCTATGTTATTCAGGCTCATGCTATGCATTCTGTGCAGCTCTTAGTTCAGACAGTCTTGTCTCAAGTGCACAGATAGCAGAGTAATTACACCCAAGTGTTAAGTATCCATGTGATTACCTAAGGTGTGAAAGAGCTTGGGggcatttgcttttccttttttcctttgtttctgggAGTTGTaaaagtctttttccttttccctgaaGATTCTCACCTTAGAAGAAAGGGGAGATAAAGGAATAGAAACACAGGAAGAACGACAGGGCAAGATGCTGCTGCACACGGAATattctctcctttccctgctccaCAATCAGGAAGGAGTGGTTCATCACCATGGGCTCTTCCAGGTACAGCTGGTGACCACACAGCTCAGGGCAATGCTGGTGATTGCTGCTGGCTTGAGCTGCTTTTGTGTGCTGTGCATTTGGTGCTGACCCTCTTCTGGCGCACAAAGAGTTCACAGCACATTGAGGATCCTCAGCACTGCTTCAAACAAGCACATTTTGTGGCAAGGCCTTTGGGGTGTTGTGTGTGATATAACAGGGTTGGGATCTGGGAAGTGTGAGAACACTGAAGACAAGGCAGGTGCTCAGCACACCCTCTGATGCTCACAGTTTGACACTGACTGCTGTCATATTGCACCTGGGGCCTGTAAACCTCATGTAATGACATTTATGGGCTGCCTCCCTGCTTTACCAGCAAATTAACTTGTGCTCACAGAACTGAGGTTGTGTTTTATGGTGGCTGCTAAGAAGGAGCAAGGTGCCAAGGAACTGTTTCGGTGTGTTGAAACAAACCAGTAAATGTGCTGATCAGCATCCCCAGTGAGTGAACGTGCTCTTAACACCTTCGGGGCTGCTCGTGGGTAGGAGT
The genomic region above belongs to Coturnix japonica isolate 7356 chromosome 23, Coturnix japonica 2.1, whole genome shotgun sequence and contains:
- the OSCP1 gene encoding protein OSCP1 isoform X1; protein product: MVGSDGVMSARTLPLLFLNLGGEMLYILDQRLRAQSIPGEKARKDEWTDVDRKRVMNDIITTMFNKKFMEELFKPQELYSKKALRTVYDRLAHASIMRLNQASMDKLYDLMTMAFKYQVLLCPRPKDILLVTFNHLDAIKDFICDAPGILNQVDETFRQLIEVYGSLSAGEFQLIRQTLLIFFQDMHIRVSIFLKDKVQNSNGRFVLPISGPVPWGTEVPGLIRMFNCNGDEVKRTEFTTGGNYVAPQREGSFELYGDRVLKLGTNMYSVSRPAETHTSGSSKTLASSAKENITPNPLAKEELNFLARLLGGLDIKKPSGSETGFRLNLFMTDEEEEQAALTRPEEFSYKVVNIEATEEPARRAELDRIMGDLQVAEQCEESCGKGEDLLALMDGL
- the OSCP1 gene encoding protein OSCP1 isoform X2 encodes the protein MVGSDGVMSARTLPLLFLNLGGEMLYILDQRLRAQSIPGEKARKVMNDIITTMFNKKFMEELFKPQELYSKKALRTVYDRLAHASIMRLNQASMDKLYDLMTMAFKYQVLLCPRPKDILLVTFNHLDAIKDFICDAPGILNQVDETFRQLIEVYGSLSAGEFQLIRQTLLIFFQDMHIRVSIFLKDKVQNSNGRFVLPISGPVPWGTEVPGLIRMFNCNGDEVKRTEFTTGGNYVAPQREGSFELYGDRVLKLGTNMYSVSRPAETHTSGSSKTLASSAKENITPNPLAKEELNFLARLLGGLDIKKPSGSETGFRLNLFMTDEEEEQAALTRPEEFSYKVVNIEATEEPARRAELDRIMGDLQVAEQCEESCGKGEDLLALMDGL
- the LSM10 gene encoding U7 snRNA-associated Sm-like protein LSm10; protein product: MEVSHSVKERTIAENSLVILLQGLHGHVTTVDLRDESTATGRVSNVDAFMNIRLAQVTFTDRRGEVSQLDEMFVAGRNVRYVHIPDGVDIRATIERQLQAIHRVRYFGGRDKGRREFPRAKHK